In the Candidatus Electrothrix sp. GW3-4 genome, one interval contains:
- a CDS encoding glycosyltransferase family A protein, with the protein MQSPLITVIICTHNREQFLGSCLKSLYQQTLPQEEYEVLVVDNASTDRTKAVCEEYLPHENFCYIFEAIPGLSQARNTGWQHGQGRYIAFIDDDATAVPDWLEKILVSFQESELEPDWVGGPVNLVWEKEPPAWLTREYFSALGWVDWGTEARLLDPQREWLVGCNCILKKATLERFGGFDTRLGRKKDLLLSGEEVQLHHRIQAAGGSFYYHPGVKVNHHVAAFRIKPGYFYRRYYWGGITDFIMAKTLHDVPSQNRVEQPEQSQWARLTTNLLHCTGLFSSYDRAVASRIYMAYVIGWMRAVVKFSWRKVDLETL; encoded by the coding sequence ATGCAATCTCCGCTCATCACTGTCATTATCTGTACCCATAATAGGGAGCAATTTCTAGGATCTTGCCTGAAGAGTCTGTATCAGCAAACGCTTCCTCAGGAAGAGTACGAGGTGCTTGTTGTTGATAATGCATCCACCGATAGAACAAAGGCTGTCTGCGAAGAGTATCTTCCCCATGAAAATTTTTGTTACATTTTTGAGGCGATCCCTGGGCTTTCCCAAGCACGGAACACCGGTTGGCAGCATGGGCAGGGACGGTATATAGCCTTCATTGATGATGATGCGACAGCTGTCCCGGATTGGTTGGAGAAAATTCTTGTCAGTTTTCAGGAATCCGAACTTGAGCCTGATTGGGTGGGGGGGCCGGTTAATCTGGTCTGGGAAAAAGAGCCTCCAGCATGGTTGACCAGAGAGTATTTCAGTGCGCTGGGTTGGGTTGATTGGGGAACAGAGGCCCGATTGCTCGACCCTCAAAGAGAGTGGTTAGTGGGCTGTAACTGTATTCTTAAAAAGGCTACGCTGGAAAGGTTTGGTGGATTTGATACAAGGTTAGGACGAAAAAAAGATCTTCTCCTTTCTGGCGAAGAAGTGCAACTGCATCATCGCATCCAGGCAGCTGGCGGGAGTTTTTACTATCATCCGGGTGTAAAAGTAAATCACCATGTCGCTGCCTTTCGTATCAAACCAGGGTATTTTTATCGGCGGTATTATTGGGGAGGCATTACGGATTTCATAATGGCTAAGACCCTCCACGATGTCCCTTCTCAAAATAGAGTTGAGCAGCCTGAGCAGAGTCAGTGGGCAAGGCTAACAACAAATCTACTGCACTGTACGGGTCTGTTTTCTTCCTATGATAGAGCTGTAGCAAGTCGTATCTATATGGCCTATGTGATAGGGTGGATGCGGGCTGTGGTCAAATTCTCTTGGCGCAAGGTGGATCTGGAAACATTATGA
- a CDS encoding glycosyltransferase family 2 protein has protein sequence MNPNRNQEIKLIGLSDGFHTAEAPQLSVLLPTYNRAEALHRTLQGLEQQSADKATYEVIVVDDGSDDRTPEVLEQFTAQTGLLFRYVLLKENGGPARARNIGLSMIRGKAVFITGDDIEPSETLVERHLQFHQQHSEKGAALLGYVSFPEALDANPFMRWLATQGRAYFFNYADLTPGKEAGPLFFYTCNVSVKTSLLEQTGWFDESFPYASHEDLELGCRLAEQGMRLIYEPAAEGFHWHLLTVQGITRRVYLMGYSARLFWAKVKQQDGILKRSLRRILVLCCSAPWGIWAWNWLRKQEYSGQQAYPVQWRLLLFLSFFIGLADGYKNREIRV, from the coding sequence ATGAACCCGAACAGGAACCAGGAAATTAAGCTCATCGGGCTGAGCGACGGCTTTCATACGGCTGAAGCGCCACAACTCTCGGTCCTTCTTCCGACCTATAATCGGGCAGAGGCCCTGCACCGGACCCTTCAAGGACTTGAACAGCAGAGCGCAGACAAGGCCACGTATGAGGTTATTGTGGTGGACGACGGCTCGGATGACCGTACCCCGGAGGTGCTGGAGCAGTTTACCGCCCAGACAGGGTTGCTGTTTCGTTATGTCTTGCTTAAGGAGAACGGTGGCCCGGCTCGGGCCCGCAATATCGGCCTGTCCATGATACGCGGCAAAGCTGTGTTCATCACTGGCGATGACATTGAGCCTAGCGAGACCTTGGTGGAACGGCATCTTCAGTTTCATCAACAGCACTCAGAAAAAGGAGCCGCCTTGCTGGGCTATGTTTCCTTTCCAGAAGCTCTGGATGCTAATCCCTTTATGCGCTGGCTGGCGACACAAGGCAGGGCCTATTTTTTCAATTACGCAGACCTGACACCAGGAAAAGAGGCCGGTCCGCTATTTTTCTACACCTGTAATGTCTCTGTCAAGACCTCGCTGTTGGAGCAAACGGGCTGGTTCGACGAATCCTTTCCCTATGCCTCTCACGAAGATCTGGAGTTAGGATGTCGACTTGCTGAGCAGGGGATGCGCCTGATCTATGAGCCTGCTGCTGAAGGATTTCATTGGCATTTGCTGACCGTGCAAGGGATCACCCGACGGGTGTATTTGATGGGCTATTCTGCCAGGTTATTTTGGGCCAAGGTTAAACAGCAAGACGGGATTCTCAAGCGGAGCCTGCGCAGGATTTTGGTTCTCTGTTGCTCTGCTCCCTGGGGAATATGGGCATGGAACTGGCTGCGAAAGCAAGAGTATTCGGGACAGCAGGCCTATCCTGTACAATGGCGGCTGCTTCTTTTTCTCAGTTTTTTCATTGGCCTTGCTGATGGATATAAGAACCGGGAAATCAGAGTATAG
- a CDS encoding class I SAM-dependent methyltransferase — protein sequence MPDYQNVLAQIKALPADWHGSGPLSDAVLQKIADYCAGIAPIHYSMETGAGKSTLFFSQISEHHLAFALDVGKSLTRVRESSLFRQERTELITGPTQQTVPAFTFTKPLQVALIDGPHGYPFPELEYYYIYPHLAENALLILDDTNIPTIKRMAEILSADDMFECIEVLGKTTFFRRTAAPVFDPLADGWWDQGYNRSFLNKSNRLNSLKAKIPPSLFKLIPESLKLSVQKYL from the coding sequence ATGCCAGATTATCAAAATGTATTAGCTCAGATAAAGGCCTTGCCTGCTGATTGGCATGGTTCCGGTCCCTTATCTGATGCAGTGTTGCAAAAAATAGCTGATTACTGCGCCGGTATTGCCCCTATTCATTATAGTATGGAAACTGGTGCGGGAAAATCCACCTTGTTTTTTTCACAGATATCTGAACATCATCTGGCCTTTGCCCTTGATGTGGGAAAAAGTCTGACCAGGGTACGAGAGTCCTCCCTTTTTCGTCAGGAACGCACGGAGCTCATAACCGGTCCGACTCAACAGACTGTGCCTGCATTCACTTTCACAAAGCCATTGCAGGTTGCTCTGATTGACGGACCGCATGGGTATCCCTTTCCTGAGTTGGAATATTATTATATCTATCCTCATCTCGCCGAGAATGCCCTGTTAATCCTTGATGACACCAATATTCCCACGATCAAGAGAATGGCCGAAATCCTGAGTGCTGATGATATGTTTGAGTGTATAGAGGTGCTGGGGAAAACAACATTTTTTCGTCGAACAGCAGCGCCTGTCTTCGATCCTCTGGCTGACGGCTGGTGGGACCAGGGATATAACAGATCTTTTTTAAATAAAAGTAATCGGCTGAATAGCCTGAAGGCCAAGATCCCGCCGTCATTATTTAAGTTGATTCCCGAATCACTGAAACTCTCAGTGCAGAAATATCTTTAG
- a CDS encoding glycosyltransferase family 39 protein, with translation MASLLLQLGTVTASLFVLLVLPALPLARFVLPERKWPEILLGSLLIGACCQAAIGLIWSHLVGHSPGTEATVYLCLLVGLSLLSFLSHRLRQSAVQLLSKNAIKGALPLLLILIIAFAVRSLHPLQSAALGQSDAYTHLHYLRHLAEHARIFNIVYPAGYHWLLALPVLVFGLDPYIVVRFAGAFWGTALVLAIYVLLERLVNRRAAILGSFCAACFPGMNVLIKTGIGAFANQFGLLLVPSILYLYSLLAEQKEEQVIGSVLLFIVACLGLAASVPMMLLHIFIIFVIERLVALVRRRGQWLRQTLFLILLCLPAVLLTTFHFWQAGSGQRFNTAQVLMQYGGEEKATTEKMVHKVQQVSKKTPVARNKWIDTVLGSPYFHLVVDFFTIKRFGFANFSIDLMGWTLLALYLICLGYGVCRQQMGSTVLGIWGALTTVQASSGFLQFSSYQREGWSLLIATCCLAGLLAGLLYGRIRQYQVVRGAVLLSMLVIGGWELRHPPGHPALQSSAESLLIETVRSVSGGSQEKASLRQECSHNESQPVCGLRGFFTEDLPLTIVTRYFVGWQNQGDIVPNVLPPESLVTALTVNSSRGVTESFTPDRQYLVLLDREKFLQPQDIVSAFAMVAPSQVESVLRQQGYLYRANKKIAAYLAGLPENEWLIQKKALSKNLTAYAVVPNQ, from the coding sequence ATGGCATCACTTCTTCTTCAACTGGGCACGGTAACAGCAAGTCTGTTTGTGCTTCTGGTTCTCCCTGCTCTGCCCCTTGCCCGTTTTGTTCTGCCAGAACGGAAATGGCCGGAAATCCTGCTTGGTTCACTCCTGATAGGGGCTTGCTGTCAAGCCGCCATCGGGCTTATTTGGTCACATCTGGTTGGGCATTCCCCCGGAACAGAAGCGACGGTGTATCTCTGTTTGTTGGTGGGCCTTTCGCTGCTCTCCTTCCTGTCTCATCGTTTGCGTCAATCGGCAGTGCAGCTGTTGAGCAAGAACGCGATAAAAGGGGCGTTGCCTCTTTTGCTGATTCTGATTATTGCCTTTGCTGTTCGTTCCCTCCATCCTTTGCAAAGCGCAGCTTTAGGTCAATCTGACGCCTATACCCATCTTCATTATCTCCGTCATCTCGCGGAGCATGCTCGAATTTTTAATATTGTCTATCCAGCAGGCTATCACTGGCTGTTGGCTCTGCCGGTGTTGGTTTTCGGGCTTGACCCGTACATCGTTGTTCGCTTTGCCGGGGCTTTTTGGGGAACCGCCTTGGTGCTGGCAATCTATGTTCTGCTTGAACGGCTGGTGAACCGACGTGCTGCCATCTTGGGCAGCTTCTGTGCGGCCTGCTTCCCTGGCATGAATGTCCTTATCAAAACAGGGATTGGGGCCTTTGCCAATCAGTTTGGCTTGCTGCTTGTCCCTAGCATTTTGTACTTATATAGCCTCCTTGCTGAGCAAAAAGAAGAACAGGTGATTGGTTCGGTTCTGCTCTTTATTGTAGCCTGTCTTGGCTTAGCCGCCTCTGTGCCGATGATGCTGCTCCATATTTTTATTATCTTCGTTATAGAGCGCCTTGTGGCCTTGGTGAGAAGACGTGGGCAATGGCTGCGACAAACCCTGTTTCTTATCTTACTCTGCCTGCCTGCTGTGTTACTGACGACCTTCCATTTTTGGCAGGCAGGGTCTGGGCAACGTTTCAACACCGCTCAGGTACTCATGCAATACGGCGGTGAAGAAAAGGCGACCACGGAAAAGATGGTACATAAGGTGCAGCAGGTAAGCAAAAAAACGCCTGTAGCCCGTAATAAATGGATCGATACAGTCCTTGGCAGTCCGTATTTTCACTTGGTGGTGGATTTCTTCACGATTAAGCGCTTCGGTTTTGCCAACTTCTCTATCGATCTGATGGGATGGACCTTATTGGCTCTTTACCTTATTTGTTTGGGCTACGGTGTCTGTCGTCAGCAGATGGGGAGTACGGTTCTCGGGATCTGGGGCGCCCTGACCACGGTGCAGGCCTCGTCCGGTTTTCTCCAATTTTCTTCCTATCAACGAGAAGGATGGAGTTTGCTCATAGCAACCTGCTGCCTTGCTGGCTTGCTGGCTGGCCTGCTGTACGGAAGGATCAGGCAGTATCAAGTCGTACGTGGGGCTGTGCTCCTCAGTATGCTTGTAATAGGAGGCTGGGAGCTCAGGCATCCCCCAGGGCATCCTGCTCTGCAGAGTAGTGCAGAGAGTTTATTGATTGAGACGGTCAGATCTGTTAGCGGAGGGAGCCAAGAAAAAGCTTCCTTACGGCAGGAATGCAGCCATAATGAAAGCCAACCTGTTTGTGGCTTGCGTGGTTTTTTTACAGAAGATCTTCCGCTCACAATAGTGACCCGCTATTTTGTTGGTTGGCAGAATCAGGGAGACATTGTTCCCAATGTGCTTCCGCCTGAGAGCCTGGTTACGGCCCTTACGGTGAATAGCAGCCGAGGCGTTACAGAGTCTTTTACACCTGATAGGCAGTACTTGGTCCTCCTTGATCGAGAAAAATTCTTGCAGCCTCAAGATATAGTCTCTGCCTTTGCAATGGTTGCACCGAGTCAGGTTGAATCTGTGCTGAGGCAGCAAGGATATCTTTATCGGGCCAATAAAAAAATAGCAGCGTATCTTGCAGGATTACCGGAGAATGAATGGCTCATTCAGAAGAAAGCTCTATCAAAGAACTTAACCGCCTATGCAGTGGTTCCCAACCAGTAG
- a CDS encoding acyltransferase — translation MKLAQSSSQRIACLRFPLIMGVVFIHGYAATVDFADKTRGMAASHWLSDLIRNILSQHLARIAVPLFFLLSGYLFFWGMQWSWRQYGNKLATRLRSLVLPFLFWNGLTLALLAIAQSLPALNSYFPEKGGAISAYSLYDYLNALFGIERFPVAYQFWFIRDLMIMVLLVPFLQILLRFFPRFALFILFLLWFYPYWPWTIPCATACFFFYAGALLAVSQKDLFAIDLFGHWLPFLYLMVLIADLCLMGTVFHGHLHRIGLLLGLASVLYSTKYIMELPKLKAFLLRAAGWSFWVFAVHEPLLTLTRKTAYYFLQPRSDVLVLALYFLIPVFVVTVSVAAFIVLKMKVPGFLRFLTGGRNSSQLRRC, via the coding sequence ATGAAGCTGGCTCAGTCATCTTCCCAGCGAATAGCCTGTTTACGTTTTCCCCTGATTATGGGCGTTGTCTTTATTCACGGGTATGCAGCAACCGTAGACTTCGCAGACAAAACCCGAGGGATGGCTGCATCGCATTGGTTATCTGATCTTATCAGGAATATCCTTTCCCAACATCTTGCCCGTATTGCTGTGCCCTTATTTTTTCTGTTGTCAGGGTATCTGTTTTTTTGGGGAATGCAATGGTCGTGGCGTCAGTATGGCAACAAGCTGGCCACTCGTCTGCGATCTCTTGTTCTTCCGTTTCTCTTCTGGAACGGTCTCACCCTGGCCCTGCTGGCCATAGCTCAATCCTTGCCGGCGCTGAACAGCTATTTTCCTGAGAAAGGTGGCGCAATCTCAGCCTATAGTCTGTATGATTATCTCAACGCTCTTTTCGGGATAGAGCGGTTTCCAGTGGCCTATCAGTTTTGGTTTATCCGGGATCTGATGATCATGGTTCTGCTCGTTCCATTTCTCCAGATCCTCCTGCGCTTTTTCCCACGATTTGCTCTGTTCATCCTCTTTCTTCTTTGGTTTTACCCGTACTGGCCGTGGACGATCCCCTGTGCAACCGCCTGCTTCTTTTTTTATGCAGGAGCGCTGCTCGCTGTTTCGCAAAAAGATCTTTTTGCCATTGACCTGTTCGGGCATTGGCTTCCTTTCCTGTATCTCATGGTGTTGATAGCAGATCTATGCCTGATGGGTACGGTGTTTCACGGTCATCTGCATCGCATCGGTCTCCTGCTAGGGCTGGCCTCTGTCCTCTATAGTACAAAATATATAATGGAGCTGCCCAAGCTGAAGGCCTTCCTGCTCCGGGCAGCTGGCTGGAGTTTTTGGGTCTTTGCCGTCCATGAACCCTTATTGACTCTGACCCGCAAAACAGCGTATTATTTTTTACAACCAAGGAGTGATGTCCTCGTCTTAGCCTTGTATTTTTTGATTCCCGTTTTTGTTGTCACAGTTTCAGTTGCAGCCTTCATCGTCTTAAAGATGAAGGTTCCAGGATTTCTTCGCTTTCTCACTGGCGGACGGAACTCCAGTCAGCTCAGGAGATGCTGA
- a CDS encoding polysaccharide deacetylase family protein: protein MTDALTGSVGANGTNRPDDIRTVYALLNTLLSVPLKVSDTCSAELIRGIRDFQQGFLSRPDGRIDVGGRTWRELTAAAERPEREGMEEISGSVGQGGRNRPQDVRVVYALFNEILSRPLEVSDQCTDELIQAIKDVQKMFMSRPDGRIDVDGRTWRRLTTPAGGTGKAVLLSFDDGPAPTGSLHSILDTLDRYGIKAEFYVLGQEVDSSPSAVQEIADRGHRVQNHSYTHPNLAGLSRSAVRKELKKTQESIQRAAGVTPTKIRPPYGAGGWSPYDRELAAVARELSLSIQNWDIDTEDWKSPKGLGPGKLAMIERQFSQRQNQTELNVLMHVLQDTAEDLNDFIEQLKQWGFSFARP from the coding sequence ATGACAGACGCTCTTACCGGTTCAGTCGGTGCAAACGGGACAAATCGTCCTGACGACATTCGTACGGTTTACGCCTTGCTGAACACCTTGCTCTCGGTTCCGCTCAAGGTCAGTGATACCTGCTCTGCCGAGCTGATTCGAGGGATCCGGGATTTTCAACAGGGCTTTCTCTCTCGTCCTGACGGCAGGATTGATGTAGGGGGCAGGACCTGGCGGGAACTCACAGCGGCGGCTGAAAGGCCGGAGAGAGAAGGAATGGAAGAAATCTCCGGTTCCGTGGGGCAGGGCGGGCGGAATCGTCCGCAGGATGTGCGGGTGGTCTATGCCCTGTTCAATGAAATCCTGTCGCGCCCTTTGGAGGTGAGCGATCAATGCACGGATGAGCTGATTCAGGCGATTAAGGATGTGCAAAAGATGTTTATGTCCCGTCCTGACGGCAGGATAGATGTGGACGGCCGAACCTGGAGAAGGTTGACAACTCCGGCAGGAGGAACCGGCAAAGCCGTACTGCTTTCCTTTGACGACGGCCCGGCTCCGACCGGCTCGCTGCACTCCATTCTGGACACGCTGGATCGATATGGCATCAAGGCAGAATTTTACGTTTTAGGACAGGAAGTGGACAGCTCCCCGTCGGCGGTGCAAGAAATCGCGGACCGGGGCCACAGGGTGCAGAATCATTCCTACACCCACCCAAACCTGGCCGGGCTGTCCAGATCGGCGGTGCGGAAGGAACTGAAGAAAACCCAGGAGAGCATTCAAAGAGCTGCCGGAGTCACGCCGACCAAGATCCGTCCGCCCTACGGTGCTGGTGGCTGGTCGCCCTATGATCGGGAGCTTGCTGCCGTGGCAAGAGAACTCTCTCTCTCAATTCAGAACTGGGATATCGATACCGAGGACTGGAAATCGCCCAAAGGGCTGGGGCCGGGCAAGCTGGCCATGATTGAGCGGCAGTTTTCCCAAAGACAGAACCAAACCGAGCTCAATGTCCTGATGCATGTCTTGCAGGACACTGCCGAGGACCTGAATGATTTTATTGAGCAACTTAAGCAATGGGGGTTTTCCTTTGCTCGGCCGTAA
- a CDS encoding SUMF1/EgtB/PvdO family nonheme iron enzyme: protein MKQKKVLSFLLFVLFLVVALYFNFWWPKLDAVLSGPVGQKSQPLAAVLQLGLWLITLLLAWFSFMEWRRETGLRQGDIKKLQQAYCKGLEQSCRSLRLDLIAKPLKERRLRLTLADIYQDQQVVIHEECDPASDQADREMLKEARKSVTLTAALEATTARHLVIRGQVGSGKTSFVNYLTLCILQSVDPTQREVVPKNLIDLPVARLYLREVGSRICCQDSGSSALIWKELRDQAESRIRDALEEDGGKPPAGAAFDLFWEGYRKELQERGVILLDGLDEVAEDCENNRRVVLRQAIEDFADNSVAETAWVIVTSRPYAYESEEQKLHGFQLLDLEPMQARQVREFIRHWYLAAREANDWDEATATRRANQLANEIAARSPYLPKLAETPLLLTLIIGLDYADIRLPASRAQLYEEAVGLMLQRWNQRLLDFQGEEGLSEAEKEGLEVLARPRDELLKAMQTLAYRTYQEIGACSDRPNSEDPLEFSKDTLLRHLWDAFKQEQNHDNLIYFLEYRSGILIGGSQQEQFQFAHKSFHEYLAARCLLQKVQWKKEVKELLDRDMDWWREVFLLLLKKYSDVQYGEAVDFINRLVLETEAQEMAQQREKMILLLSVVAAELDLAAEEDHEVLYAEVLKKLRAGLQEAMQDDALEVSFRTQAGRLLGELGDPRDGVTVDDNGQPDIKWVEIPAVQGFMMGSDDEDAYDQEKPVHPVDVESFNISRYPITNAQYRCFIEAGGYEKPQYWQIEAARQWREGGKADEQLLEAISDKDIRENYRRWLAADTDRHVPRFWHERKWNIPNHPVVGVSWFEALAFCAWLSEVTGKVVRLPNEEEWEYAARGIEGLQYAWGDDFSRSLGNTEKTGLERTSAVGLFSPGQAVGPDPESEEFGLHDMTGNVWEWTVNRWGKDFGSPQFRYTDWNEQTREEREGININNYRVLRGGSWNDSPRNACCSVRYRDIPDDRDYDVGFRVVFSPAAC, encoded by the coding sequence ATGAAGCAGAAAAAAGTTCTCTCGTTCCTCCTTTTTGTTCTATTCCTCGTTGTTGCGCTCTATTTTAACTTCTGGTGGCCTAAGCTTGATGCGGTGCTATCCGGGCCGGTGGGGCAGAAAAGCCAGCCGCTGGCAGCAGTGCTTCAGCTCGGGCTTTGGTTGATAACTCTTCTACTTGCTTGGTTTTCTTTCATGGAATGGAGGAGGGAAACCGGCCTGCGGCAAGGCGACATTAAAAAGCTGCAACAGGCATACTGCAAAGGACTTGAGCAGTCCTGTCGGTCCCTGCGTCTTGATCTGATTGCCAAACCCCTCAAGGAGCGTCGTCTCCGACTGACTCTTGCCGATATCTATCAGGATCAGCAGGTTGTCATTCATGAAGAGTGTGATCCAGCATCGGATCAGGCTGATAGGGAGATGCTCAAGGAGGCAAGAAAATCAGTTACCCTGACGGCGGCTTTGGAAGCAACAACAGCACGACATCTGGTTATTCGCGGGCAGGTTGGTTCCGGCAAAACCAGCTTTGTCAACTACCTGACCCTCTGTATCCTGCAAAGCGTTGATCCGACCCAGCGCGAAGTGGTGCCGAAGAACCTGATTGATTTGCCGGTTGCGCGACTGTATCTACGTGAAGTGGGGAGCCGAATTTGTTGTCAGGATAGCGGTAGCTCAGCCTTGATCTGGAAGGAATTACGGGACCAGGCCGAAAGTCGAATCCGTGATGCGCTGGAAGAGGATGGAGGAAAGCCACCTGCGGGGGCTGCTTTTGACCTGTTCTGGGAAGGATACCGGAAGGAGTTGCAGGAGCGAGGGGTGATCCTCCTTGATGGTCTGGATGAGGTTGCTGAAGATTGCGAAAACAACCGTCGGGTCGTTTTGCGCCAAGCCATTGAGGATTTTGCTGACAACTCTGTTGCCGAGACCGCCTGGGTGATCGTCACCAGTCGGCCTTATGCCTATGAAAGCGAAGAGCAGAAACTGCATGGTTTTCAGCTGCTGGATCTGGAACCCATGCAGGCCCGGCAGGTCCGGGAGTTTATTCGACACTGGTATCTCGCAGCTCGGGAGGCCAATGATTGGGATGAGGCAACCGCAACCCGGCGGGCGAACCAGCTTGCCAACGAGATAGCAGCCCGTTCTCCGTATCTTCCCAAATTGGCGGAAACGCCGCTTCTGCTCACCCTGATCATCGGCCTGGATTATGCGGATATCCGTTTGCCCGCTTCCAGGGCGCAGCTTTACGAAGAGGCGGTGGGCCTGATGCTTCAGCGCTGGAATCAGCGCTTGCTGGATTTTCAGGGAGAGGAAGGGTTGAGCGAGGCGGAAAAAGAAGGGCTGGAGGTGTTGGCTCGTCCTCGTGACGAGCTGCTCAAGGCCATGCAGACTCTGGCTTACAGGACATACCAGGAGATCGGGGCCTGTTCTGATCGACCGAACAGCGAAGATCCCCTGGAATTCAGTAAAGACACTCTGCTTCGCCATCTCTGGGATGCCTTTAAACAGGAGCAGAATCACGATAATCTGATTTACTTTCTGGAGTATCGAAGCGGTATTCTGATCGGCGGCAGTCAGCAGGAACAGTTTCAGTTTGCCCATAAATCCTTTCATGAATACCTTGCCGCCCGTTGCCTGCTGCAGAAAGTGCAGTGGAAGAAGGAAGTCAAAGAATTACTGGATCGGGATATGGACTGGTGGCGTGAGGTTTTTCTTTTGCTGCTGAAAAAATACTCTGATGTTCAGTATGGTGAGGCTGTTGATTTTATCAATCGCCTTGTCCTGGAGACAGAGGCTCAAGAGATGGCGCAGCAAAGGGAGAAGATGATTCTGCTGCTCTCTGTTGTCGCCGCAGAGCTGGATCTTGCGGCGGAAGAGGATCATGAGGTCCTGTATGCGGAGGTCTTGAAAAAATTACGGGCTGGATTGCAGGAGGCCATGCAGGATGATGCGTTGGAGGTTTCTTTCCGTACCCAGGCAGGCAGACTGCTCGGTGAACTGGGCGATCCCCGAGACGGGGTGACCGTAGATGACAACGGGCAACCGGATATCAAATGGGTAGAGATCCCGGCGGTACAGGGCTTTATGATGGGCAGCGATGATGAAGACGCTTATGATCAAGAAAAACCGGTCCATCCGGTGGATGTAGAATCTTTTAATATCAGCCGGTATCCGATCACCAATGCCCAGTATCGCTGTTTTATCGAGGCGGGCGGCTATGAAAAACCGCAGTATTGGCAGATTGAGGCGGCACGGCAGTGGCGGGAAGGGGGCAAGGCGGATGAACAGCTCTTGGAGGCAATATCCGATAAAGATATCAGGGAAAATTATCGGCGATGGCTGGCTGCGGATACGGATCGGCACGTCCCCCGTTTCTGGCATGAGCGGAAATGGAATATTCCCAACCATCCGGTGGTGGGCGTTTCCTGGTTTGAGGCATTGGCCTTCTGTGCCTGGTTGAGTGAGGTCACAGGCAAGGTGGTCCGTTTGCCCAATGAGGAGGAATGGGAGTATGCGGCTCGCGGCATTGAAGGGCTGCAGTATGCCTGGGGCGATGATTTTTCCCGGAGCTTGGGCAATACCGAGAAAACCGGCTTGGAACGGACCTCGGCGGTCGGGCTTTTTTCGCCGGGTCAAGCGGTTGGTCCAGACCCGGAATCAGAAGAGTTCGGTCTCCATGACATGACCGGCAATGTTTGGGAATGGACGGTGAATCGTTGGGGAAAAGATTTCGGCTCACCGCAGTTCAGGTATACTGATTGGAATGAGCAAACACGGGAGGAGCGAGAGGGTATTAATATTAATAATTACAGAGTTTTACGTGGCGGTTCCTGGAACGATTCTCCTCGCAACGCCTGTTGCTCGGTTCGTTACAGGGACATCCCTGATGATCGGGACTACGACGTAGGGTTTCGAGTGGTGTTCTCCCCGGCAGCTTGCTGA